One genomic region from Syntrophobacterales bacterium encodes:
- a CDS encoding DUF4922 domain-containing protein: MTERRTGQGHPRASLASRIYASFDGNGGRSGLDSLCASLLSEQKEAWADCREGHESLDDVKVRTLLCAGFSVRIQHNRGRMRSTTAAVEEKVISERPCFLCVSNLAPSQKGVLYRNGYLILCNPMPVFHPHFTVCNLDHRPQAVEDNIQTLLQLAGDFGGSWTVLYNGPRCGASAPDHLHFQVIASGQMPVEDEIEEAGRLMPAAKRDGSRLFRVGNMGREALLIEGDSPLTVSRVFRDLARALRKVLHSYDEPMMSVAGFLRGRLWRLLVFPRAKHRPEAFFMEGDARLVVSPAVIEMGGVIVAPREKDFDRLNQSHVEGIYGEVSLDGGTVKEVIRAMAECDAAPQNLPRISPQ; encoded by the coding sequence ATGACCGAAAGACGGACGGGACAGGGACATCCCAGGGCTTCTCTCGCCTCAAGAATATATGCCTCCTTTGACGGGAATGGAGGAAGGAGCGGCCTTGACAGTCTTTGCGCAAGCCTTCTGTCGGAACAGAAAGAGGCGTGGGCTGATTGCCGGGAAGGCCATGAATCCCTTGACGACGTGAAGGTCCGCACGCTCTTGTGCGCCGGTTTCTCCGTGCGCATCCAGCACAATCGGGGACGGATGAGGAGCACCACGGCGGCCGTGGAAGAGAAGGTCATAAGCGAAAGACCCTGTTTCCTGTGTGTTTCCAATTTAGCCCCAAGCCAGAAAGGCGTCCTCTATCGCAACGGATACCTGATTCTTTGCAACCCCATGCCCGTATTTCATCCCCACTTCACAGTGTGCAACCTTGATCACCGTCCCCAGGCAGTGGAGGATAATATTCAAACCCTCCTTCAGCTCGCAGGCGACTTCGGTGGTTCCTGGACGGTTCTCTACAACGGACCGCGATGCGGGGCGTCAGCGCCCGACCATCTTCATTTCCAGGTAATCGCATCGGGACAGATGCCCGTGGAAGATGAAATCGAGGAGGCGGGCAGACTTATGCCTGCCGCAAAGAGGGATGGTTCCCGTCTGTTTCGCGTCGGGAATATGGGGAGGGAAGCGCTGCTTATTGAGGGTGACAGTCCGCTCACTGTGTCGCGGGTATTTCGCGATCTTGCACGAGCGCTCAGGAAGGTTCTTCATTCCTATGACGAGCCCATGATGAGCGTTGCGGGTTTTCTCCGGGGCCGTCTGTGGCGGCTCCTGGTATTTCCCAGAGCAAAACACCGTCCCGAGGCCTTTTTTATGGAAGGCGATGCCCGCCTGGTGGTAAGCCCCGCAGTCATTGAGATGGGAGGCGTGATCGTAGCCCCCCGGGAGAAGGACTTTGATCGGCTAAACCAATCCCATGTGGAGGGCATCTACGGGGAAGTATCCCTGGACGGAGGAACCGTAAAGGAAGTCATCCGCGCCATGGCGGAATGTGACGCCGCCCCGCAAAACTTGCCTCGCATTTCTCCGCAATAA
- a CDS encoding acetyl-CoA decarbonylase/synthase complex subunit gamma, with product MALTGIQIFKLLPKTNCGECKFPTCLAFAMALAAGKSDLSLCPTVSDEAQEQLSEASAPPIRQVSIGTGDYEVKTGGETVMFRHEKTFFNKPGVAILITDSMDDAEIDRRFASLAAYQYERVGQIMKPELVALKETGNRERFLRLVQKAANEPYSIVIMSCDPSVMREALESAKKRKPLIYAATRENCEAFGALAREFECPLAVKGTGLEEVASLTETLTAQGIKDLVIDTSTRTVKKGFEEQIIIRRAALQTKYKPLGFPTITFPCEMTDDLMKETVIASMFVAKYAGIIVMSDFQGESIFPLLLQRMNIYTDPQRPMTTQEGLYPINNPDENSPVLVTCNFSLTYFIISGEIENSRVPAWLAIMDTEGLSVMTAWAAGKFVGDLVGSFIKKSGIADKLKHHKLIIPGYAAVILGDLEEELPGWEILVGPREAAHLPAYLKMWKAN from the coding sequence ATGGCGTTGACCGGAATACAGATTTTCAAGCTGCTGCCAAAGACGAACTGCGGAGAATGTAAATTCCCTACATGCCTGGCGTTTGCCATGGCGCTCGCTGCCGGCAAGAGCGATCTCAGCCTTTGCCCCACGGTGAGTGACGAGGCGCAGGAGCAGCTTTCGGAAGCTTCCGCCCCGCCGATCCGGCAGGTATCCATAGGCACGGGCGATTATGAGGTGAAGACGGGCGGGGAGACTGTCATGTTCCGTCACGAAAAGACCTTCTTCAATAAGCCCGGGGTCGCCATTCTGATCACAGACAGTATGGACGACGCCGAAATAGACCGGCGGTTTGCCAGTCTCGCCGCATATCAGTATGAACGGGTAGGCCAGATCATGAAACCTGAGCTCGTGGCCTTAAAAGAGACCGGCAACAGGGAGAGATTCCTTCGTCTTGTGCAAAAGGCGGCCAACGAGCCTTATTCTATTGTTATAATGTCCTGCGATCCGTCCGTCATGAGAGAGGCCCTTGAATCAGCAAAAAAGCGAAAACCCCTCATTTATGCGGCCACCAGGGAAAACTGCGAAGCCTTCGGCGCCCTCGCCCGGGAATTCGAATGCCCCCTCGCAGTAAAAGGTACGGGACTCGAAGAAGTCGCCTCACTCACCGAGACGCTAACTGCCCAAGGCATTAAGGACCTGGTTATCGACACTTCAACCCGTACAGTGAAGAAAGGATTTGAGGAACAGATCATTATCAGGAGAGCAGCGCTCCAAACAAAGTATAAACCCTTGGGTTTTCCAACCATCACTTTTCCTTGCGAAATGACTGATGACCTGATGAAAGAGACCGTGATCGCCTCCATGTTTGTTGCGAAATATGCGGGGATTATCGTGATGAGTGATTTTCAGGGCGAGTCGATTTTTCCCCTTCTTCTCCAAAGGATGAATATCTATACCGATCCTCAAAGGCCAATGACCACCCAGGAGGGCCTCTATCCCATAAACAATCCCGATGAAAACTCCCCTGTACTCGTTACGTGCAATTTCTCTCTCACCTATTTCATTATAAGCGGCGAGATAGAGAATTCGCGAGTACCCGCATGGCTCGCCATTATGGATACGGAAGGCCTTTCCGTAATGACCGCTTGGGCGGCGGGAAAATTTGTAGGTGATCTCGTGGGATCGTTTATCAAAAAGAGCGGTATTGCCGACAAATTGAAGCACCATAAACTCATCATCCCCGGCTACGCAGCGGTGATCTTAGGGGATTTGGAAGAGGAGCTTCCGGGCTGGGAGATCCTCGTAGGACCGAGAGAGGCGGCCCATTTACCTGCTTACCTCAAAATGTGGAAGGCGAACTGA
- the cdhC gene encoding CO dehydrogenase/CO-methylating acetyl-CoA synthase complex subunit beta, which produces MSKIIASAAIRGAHKIFRRAEETYKETLEKYGPEQQVAFPNTAYYLPIIYSMTGIAVSKIGDMERVLHICRKLIPPPVRENVALPYLAPALDAGMATFFAEEMMEALRYLEEPDCYLANSEDVDPSRNGKGLWLGAANDVIFRKRGVEFVDGTAPGFAAIVGAAPDSKTAVKIALELQEKNLYVFMCGENNGRRFSEQLIEENVQMGWPTRLVSFGPDVHQAVFAIGFACRVAMAFGGIKPGDFRRNLIYNKDRTYAFILALGDVTDEWYANAAGAINWGFPTIADTPIPQVLPTGICTYEHVVSNIPHDQIVQRAVEVRGLKIQVAKVPIPVSYGPAFEGERVRGEDIYLEMGGGRTIAVEWTTSKRMDEVEDGRIEVIGSNMGDIQAGARLHFAMVAEVAGRNFQEDFEPILERQNHHLINQAQGVMHIGQRDIAWIRISKQAAEKGFKLEDIGRIIHAKYHQDFGAIFDKVQIKIYTDEAKVKEILDQARTSYEHRDARIEGMTDEDVDTFYSCILCQSFAPDHVCIVSPERTGLCGAYNWLDCRASNEISPDGPNQPVQKGDCIDERYGQFEGCNDYIRKASRQKVENVSLYSLMVDPMTTCGCCECIAAVLPMCNAIMTVDRDFLDMTPCGLKFTSLAGSVGGGAQTPGFLGHSKYNITQRKFLKGDGGLLRIAWMPKRLKDEIYDRLKKRGEELGYPDLPDMIADETVAATEDEVLAYITEKGHPCLGMEALF; this is translated from the coding sequence GCCCATCATTTACTCCATGACGGGCATCGCCGTCTCAAAGATAGGGGATATGGAAAGAGTCCTTCATATCTGCAGGAAACTTATACCTCCGCCGGTGAGAGAGAACGTCGCCCTGCCATATCTCGCCCCTGCCCTTGACGCAGGAATGGCCACGTTCTTTGCCGAAGAGATGATGGAGGCCTTAAGATACCTTGAAGAGCCCGATTGCTACCTTGCAAACAGCGAAGATGTCGACCCCTCCCGGAATGGAAAAGGGTTATGGCTCGGCGCCGCAAACGACGTGATTTTCAGAAAACGGGGGGTGGAATTTGTCGATGGCACAGCCCCCGGCTTTGCCGCCATCGTGGGGGCGGCGCCCGATTCGAAGACTGCCGTGAAGATCGCCTTGGAACTCCAGGAAAAGAACCTTTATGTCTTCATGTGCGGCGAGAACAACGGGAGACGGTTCTCCGAGCAGCTTATTGAGGAAAATGTCCAGATGGGGTGGCCCACAAGGCTCGTCTCCTTCGGCCCTGATGTGCACCAGGCCGTGTTCGCCATCGGTTTCGCGTGCCGTGTCGCCATGGCGTTCGGCGGCATCAAGCCAGGGGATTTCAGGCGGAACCTCATCTATAATAAAGACAGAACGTACGCCTTTATCCTCGCCTTGGGGGATGTGACCGACGAGTGGTACGCAAATGCGGCAGGGGCGATCAACTGGGGATTCCCCACCATCGCCGACACCCCGATACCGCAGGTACTTCCCACAGGCATATGCACGTATGAGCATGTGGTCTCCAATATCCCCCATGACCAGATAGTCCAGAGGGCCGTCGAAGTGAGGGGACTTAAAATCCAGGTCGCAAAAGTGCCCATCCCGGTTTCCTACGGCCCTGCCTTTGAAGGGGAGCGAGTGAGGGGAGAAGATATCTACCTCGAGATGGGCGGCGGAAGGACAATTGCCGTCGAATGGACCACGTCGAAGAGGATGGATGAGGTAGAGGACGGGCGAATTGAGGTGATCGGCTCAAATATGGGAGATATTCAGGCGGGAGCGCGCCTCCATTTCGCCATGGTGGCCGAAGTGGCGGGCCGAAACTTCCAGGAGGATTTCGAGCCTATACTGGAGCGGCAGAATCATCACCTCATCAACCAGGCCCAGGGCGTCATGCACATAGGGCAGAGGGACATCGCTTGGATAAGGATCTCAAAGCAGGCGGCAGAGAAAGGTTTCAAACTCGAAGACATAGGCAGGATCATCCACGCGAAATACCATCAGGACTTCGGCGCCATATTCGACAAGGTGCAGATAAAGATATACACGGATGAGGCCAAAGTGAAAGAGATTCTCGATCAGGCGAGGACTTCCTACGAACACAGGGACGCGCGGATTGAGGGGATGACCGACGAAGACGTTGACACCTTTTACTCATGTATCCTATGCCAATCTTTCGCGCCGGATCATGTGTGCATCGTGAGCCCTGAGAGGACAGGACTGTGCGGCGCTTATAACTGGCTTGATTGCCGCGCCTCCAACGAGATAAGTCCCGACGGACCCAACCAGCCCGTGCAGAAGGGGGACTGCATTGACGAGCGTTACGGCCAGTTTGAAGGCTGCAACGATTACATAAGGAAGGCCTCCCGGCAGAAAGTGGAGAACGTGAGCCTCTACAGTCTCATGGTAGACCCAATGACCACCTGCGGCTGCTGCGAGTGCATCGCGGCGGTTCTGCCCATGTGCAACGCGATTATGACGGTAGACAGGGACTTCCTCGATATGACGCCATGCGGTCTGAAATTCACGAGCCTCGCCGGTTCCGTGGGAGGAGGCGCCCAAACTCCTGGTTTCTTAGGCCACAGCAAGTATAATATTACCCAGAGGAAATTCCTGAAAGGTGACGGCGGTCTTTTGCGCATCGCATGGATGCCCAAAAGGCTAAAAGACGAGATATACGACAGACTGAAAAAGAGGGGCGAAGAGTTAGGCTACCCCGACCTCCCCGACATGATAGCCGATGAGACCGTAGCCGCCACTGAAGATGAAGTCCTTGCGTACATTACCGAAAAGGGTCACCCGTGCCTCGGCATGGAAGCTCTTTTTTAG